The Daphnia carinata strain CSIRO-1 chromosome 2, CSIRO_AGI_Dcar_HiC_V3, whole genome shotgun sequence genome has a segment encoding these proteins:
- the LOC130686558 gene encoding peptidyl-glycine alpha-amidating monooxygenase B-like, translating to MGKILILVVVFCACNAQIRELPKGEPNTVGGKNIKLRMPGIIPQKNDDYLCSAFDARDEQLYITQFKIEGSADRAHHMLLYGCGDVPSKEIYWDCGHHGVCRGHSSIMFAWAKNAPPTSLPPSVGFRFGGQDSSVKYLVLQIHYAHPLPPGEKDYSGMDIDVTSEEQKYIAGIFLLIGGAIIPPFMPKVHADACCKVSVPAPIHLFAYRTHAHALGRVITGYKLGKESGQVEELARGNPQWPQAFYGMPRVFDLESGDIIAARCTYNSTNKNTTTYMGSTAGDEMCNLYLMYYTDARRGTSYQICTEQCNQKPSLFPINSDEPLPPNPLLEEHALHGSHIQENGTVVISDKMSINLEQLEYNNVFGTTDDPRKSIPEPEKKAQTDYMLNHVVHRKPGSLIPTQDELYNKQVVDMTQNHLEMRTTLKPETIQLKTYPDKYVADPKWLSTIQSQPSAVAIDSKGNVVVFHRSNRAWGFNTFGFDNRLADSSIGPIEDATLILFDPNDSQVINKGGQKMFYLPHGLTIDQEDCLWVTDVGAHQVFKLTPLRKGTDSLQILLELGKKLEPGSGEGDFCKPTSVAVLPSGEFFVADGYCNSRIIKYTKAGMKISEWKAVTTSPMNVPHSLTLVPERDMICVADRENGRIQCFSITDGRLQMVLKFPEFRSTLYAVAYKDGNMYAVNGPSSSNGKTVPAQGFVIDVKGSGEIVSLFGSKIDTHLGTPHALALGANGSSIYIADISPYRVLKLIKQDKDVTSPPNSINGMVADHAPALKSSSNEHMIDLDVSSFSTSVIIIAILAVPLLILIIVFAIIRLRQRGCCAENKRTAKLDLGSLLGHRDPIRGGFEKLAMEDSDGEGEMDSDSEADVVEFAKARA from the exons ATGGGGAAGATATTGATCTTGGTCGTGGTATTCTGTGCTTGCAATGCACAAATTCGAGAACTGCCTAAAGGAGAACCAAACACAGTTGGTGGCAAAAATATTAAGTTGCGAATGCCAGGGATAATTCCTCAGAAG AATGATGATTACTTGTGCTCAGCATTTGATGCAAGGGATGAACAATTATATATAACTCAATTCAAAATTGAAGGAAGTGCAGACAGAGCTCACCATATGCTTCTTTATGGTTGTGGAGATGTCCCATCAAAAGAAATCTATTG GGACTGTGGGCATCATGGTGTGTGTAGAGGACATTCAAGTATTATGTTTGCCTGGGCAAAAAATGCCCCACCAACTAGTTTGCCACCTTCAGTTGGATTTCGTTTTGGAGGGCAGGATTCTTCAGTCAAATATCTGGTGCTTCAAATCCATTATGCACACCCTTTGCCGCCTGGAGAAAAAGACTACAGTGGAATGGATATTGATGTGACAAGTGAAGA GCAAAAATATATTGCAGGTATATTTTTACTAATTGGAGGAGCAATTATTCCACCATTTATGCCAA AGGTTCATGCTGATGCCTGTTGCAAAGTTAGCGTTCCGGCACCCATTCATTTATTTGCCTACCGAACACACGCACACGCCTTGGGACGTGTCATTACAGGCTACAAGCTAGGAAAAGAg AGCGGGCAGGTAGAGGAACTTGCACGAGGAAACCCGCAATGGCCACAAGCATTTTATGGCATGCCCCGTGTATTCGACTTGGAATCGGGTGATATAATTGCAGCGAGATGCACCTACAATTCcaccaacaaaaacacaacgaCGTATATGG GCTCGACCGCTGGCGACGAAATGTGCAATTTATACTTGATGTATTACACCGACGCTAGAAGGGGAACGTCATACCAGATTTGCACAGAACAGTGTAACCAGAAACCTTCCTTGTTTCCAATCAACTCCGATGAACCTCTGCCTCCCAATCCTCTGCTTGAAGAACATGCTCTTCATGGTAGTCATATTCAAGAAAATGGAACTGTAGTAATTTCTGACAAAATGTCAATTAATCTG GAACAACTGGAATACAACAACGTTTTTGGAACTACAGATGATCCGCGTAAATCGATCCCGGAGCCAGAGAAAAAAGCCCAAACCGATTACATGCTGAATCATGTAGTCCATCGAAAACCTGGCTCTCTAATTCCTACCCAAGACGAACTTTATAACAAACAAGTCGTGGACATGACGCAAAACCATCTTGAAATGAGAACTACTTTAAAGCCT GAAACAATCCAACTCAAAACGTATCCAGACAAATACGTTGCAGACCCAAAATGGTTGTCTACCATTCAAAGTCAACCGTCAGCCGTCGCCATCGACTCGAAAGGCAATGTAGTCGTATTTCATAGGTCGAACAG agcCTGGGGTTTCAACACTTTTGGGTTCGACAACCGTTTGGCTGATTCAAGCATCGGCCCAATTGAAGACGCTACCCTAATCTTATTTGATCCCAACGACAGCCAAGTAATCAACAAAGGTGGTCAAAAAAT GTTTTATCTCCCGCACGGCTTGACCATCGATCAAGAAGATTGTTTGTGGGTCACAGACGTTGGTGCTCATCAAGTCTTCAAACTAACTCCATTGAGAAAAGGCACAGATAGTTTACAA ATATTACTAGAACTTGGCAAAAAATTAGAACCTGGATCGGGAGAAGGAGATTTTTGTAAACCAACTTCTGTAGCTGTATTACCCAGTGGGGAATTCTTCGTTGCTGATGGCTATTGCAACTCGAGAATTATCAAGTACACCAAGGCAGGAATGAAGATTTCTGAATGGAAGGCAG TGACAACGAGTCCCATGAATGTTCCCCATTCGCTAACGTTGGTGCCTGAAAGAGATATGATTTGTGTTGCGGATCGAGAAAATGGCCGGATTCAATGTTTCTCGATTACGGACGGTCGACTACAAatggttttaaaatttccgGAATTTAGAAGTACCCTATACGCCGTCGCCTACAAGG ATGGTAACATGTATGCCGTCAATGGGCCCTCTTCTTCTAATGGGAAAACCGTCCCTGCTCAAGGATTTGTCATCGATGTCAAGGGATCGGGAGAAATTGTTTCATTGTTTGGAAGCAAAATCGACACGCACTTGGGCACGCCACATGCACTAGCCCTTGGCGCCAATGGTTCTTCTATCTACATTGCCGACATATCTCCCTATAGAGTTCTCAAGTTGATAAAACAAG ACAAAGACGTTACATCACCACCAAATAGCATCAATGGGATGGTGGCTGACCATGCTCCCGCATTAAAATCATCTTCGAACGAACATATGATAGATCTAGACGTCTCGTCCTTTTCAACTTCTGTAATCATAATTGCCATCCTGGCGGTTCCGTTACTCATACTTATCATCGTCTTTGCCATCATAAGATTGAGACAGCGAG GTTGTTGTGCGGAGAACAAAAGGACGGCCAAACTAGATTTGGGTAGCTTGCTTGGACACCGTGACCCCATACGTGGTGGATTCGAAAAACTAGCAATGGAAGACAGCGATGGAGAAGGAGAAATGGATTCAGACTCTGAGGCAGATGTGGTTGAATTCGCAAAGGCAAGAGCGTAG